A single Triticum dicoccoides isolate Atlit2015 ecotype Zavitan chromosome 2A, WEW_v2.0, whole genome shotgun sequence DNA region contains:
- the LOC119352916 gene encoding probable F-box protein At4g22165 yields MESCSVARIMSLGKLAIHRTYLCTLIFRNLPKLLGFTPSSLKKFCKVEHVELQLTKKTTLGTLPELPPDILMGIFATLEIPDLVRAGSVCSSWRSAYTSLRSLGQYNLQQTPCLLYTSESTGESVACLYSLAEKRSYKLTLPGPPIRTRCLIGSSHGWLVTVDDRSEMHLVNPITCEQIALPSVITIEQVNPIVDEYGALHKYEFSWHTGAHGVYSSPSIFALDKLRHELHYKAFVFPDTSTGSYIVVLIHNPMRQLSFARVGDDKWTWLPPYDDYKDCTYKDGLLYAACTYKGELHTFDLSGPVVTRKTIISIPREYECEYMYVVQAPWGGLLLIWRIFEDHNVEPEPGASVFWNTTEYRIYEFDAAGSELKEINCLRDHVLFLGHNQSLCLGAEEYPCLRANHVYFTDDNSLWTCGLKNDHRDMGVLNLDDNSREDLVSPQLWSNFPAPMWITPDLRKMNLASEGD; encoded by the coding sequence ATGGAGTCATGTAGTGTTGCCAGGATAATGAGCTTAGGGAAGCTTGCTATACACAGGACGTATTTGTGCACCCTAATCTTCAGAAATTTGCCAAAGCTGCTAGGCTTCACTCCCAGTTCACTGAAGAAATTCTGCAAAGTAGAACATGTTGAGCTACAACTGACCAAGAAGACTACACTGGGCACATTGCCGGAGCTGCCTCCGGACATCTTGATGGGTATCTTTGCCACCCTTGAGATCCCTGACCTCGTGCGTGCCGGCTCTGTCTGCTCCTCCTGGCGCTCCGCATACACAAGCCTACGGAGCCTTGGGCAGTACAATCTCCAGCAGACCCCATGCCTCCTCTACACTTCCGAATCCACCGGTGAGAGTGTTGCGTGCCTCTACAGCCTCGCAGAGAAGAGGTCGTACAAGTTAACCCTCCCAGGGCCGCCTATCCGCACTAGGTGTTTGATCGGGTCCTCACATGGCTGGCTGGTAACTGTTGACGACAGATCTGAGATGCACCTCGTCAATCCCATCACATGTGAACAGATTGCTCTCCCTTCGGTGATCACCATCGAGCAGGTGAACCCCATAGTTGATGAGTATGGTGCTCTCCACAAGTATGAATTCTCATGGCACACTGGAGCCCATGGTGTTTATAGCTCGCCATCAATCTTCGCTCTTGACAAGCTGCGGCATGAACTCCACTATAAAGCGTTTGTTTTCCCTGATACATCCACTGGAAGCTACATTGTCGTTCTCATCCATAATCCAATGCGTCAGCTCTCTTTTGCAAGGGTTGGGGATGATAAGTGGACCTGGTTGCCACCTTATGATGACTATAAGGACTGCACTTACAAGGATGGCTTGTTGTATGCTGCATGCACTTACAAGGGAGAACTTCACACCTTTGATCTTAGTGGCCCTGTGGTCACAAGGAAGACGATTATAAGCATACCCAGGGAGTATGAATGTGAGTACATGTACGTTGTTCAAGCTCCATGGGGTGGTCTGCTACTTATATGGAGGATCTTTGAGGATCATAATGTAGAACCTGAACCTGGGGCATCTGTGTTTTGGAACACTACGGAATATAGAATATATGAATTTGACGCTGCAGGAAGTGAACTTAAGGAAATCAATTGCTTGCGTGACCATGTGTTGTTTCTTGGGCATAATCAATCACTTTGTCTTGGTGCTGAAGAATATCCGTGTCTCAGGGCAAATCATGTCTACTTCACCGATGATAATTCTTTATGGACATGTGGATTGAAAAATGATCACCGTGATATGGGAGTTCTTAACTTGGATGATAACAGCAGGGAGGACCTTGTGTCTCCACAGCTTTGGTCAAACTTTCCGGCTCCAATGTGGATTACACCTGATCTTCGAAAGATGAACTTGGCTTCagagggagattga